In Paraburkholderia caribensis, a single window of DNA contains:
- a CDS encoding metallophosphoesterase → MKIRVLSDLHLESDQPEIIPHADADLVVLAGDIHNHAEGLRWAAETFDGAVPVVYVPGNHEYYDGEFGALEAAMHDAAASVDNVHFLNNATLVDPLGQWRVLGTTLWTDFDLYGNDEASHAASIAAAERVMLDYRGLIQVTWTAGNDLGVQGTLQDNTPRNLTPADTIALHRRARAWLEAELTKPFAGRTIVVTHHAPHRRSLAERYADDVVSAGFVNDLPSLVRAPVTLWVHGHTHTAFDYVENSTRVVCNPRGYLDRRTRALENAAFAWDKVVEV, encoded by the coding sequence ATGAAAATTCGCGTGCTGTCCGATCTGCATCTCGAATCCGACCAGCCGGAAATCATTCCGCACGCGGACGCCGATCTGGTCGTGCTGGCAGGCGACATTCACAACCACGCCGAAGGGCTGCGCTGGGCCGCCGAAACTTTCGACGGCGCGGTGCCCGTCGTCTACGTGCCGGGCAACCACGAGTATTACGACGGCGAGTTCGGCGCGCTCGAAGCGGCGATGCACGACGCCGCCGCGAGCGTCGACAACGTGCACTTTCTCAACAACGCGACGCTCGTCGATCCGCTCGGACAGTGGCGCGTGCTCGGCACGACGCTGTGGACCGACTTCGACCTTTACGGCAACGATGAAGCATCGCACGCGGCGTCGATCGCGGCGGCTGAGCGCGTGATGCTCGATTATCGCGGGCTGATTCAGGTGACGTGGACAGCGGGAAACGATCTGGGTGTGCAAGGCACGCTGCAGGACAACACGCCGCGCAACCTGACGCCCGCCGATACGATCGCGCTTCACCGTCGCGCGCGCGCGTGGCTGGAAGCGGAACTGACGAAGCCGTTCGCGGGCCGGACGATCGTCGTCACACACCACGCGCCGCACCGGCGCAGTCTCGCCGAGCGTTATGCGGACGATGTCGTGTCAGCGGGGTTCGTCAACGATCTGCCGTCGCTGGTACGCGCGCCCGTGACGCTGTGGGTGCACGGCCATACGCATACGGCATTCGATTACGTCGAAAACAGCACGCGCGTCGTGTGCAATCCGCGCGGCTATCTCGACCGGCGCACGCGCGCGCTCGAAAACGCGGCGTTCGCGTGGGACAAGGTGGTCGAGGTCTGA
- a CDS encoding FUSC family protein: protein MSSNPSTPRTRPTPSALYAAFADWARTDGRTWIYLFKALAACFLALGIAMKLDLPQPRTAMTTVFIVMQPQSGMVFAKSFYRICGTLIGLVVMMALIGLFSQQPELFIISTAIWVGICTAGAARNRNFRSYGFVLAGYTAALIGIPASQHPDGAFMTALTRVAEVVVGILCSGVVSALVFPQHAGEEMRSTVRARFSSFVDYVSAALSGKADRARIEDTNAKFVADIVGFEAVRSVAVFESPDSRMRNGRLSRLNSEFMTVSTRFHALHQLMNRLRVSGAAGATAAVATLEPYFREISPLLSKSGEPVLTAADASHAAAQLEAFKAALPKRVRASRAALESDADVPLLDFDTGAELLYRFVDDLHAYAATYASLAVATHERERWIERYEPKTNGIAAGVAGLRAAIVMAILGAFWIATAWPSGSTLTLNAAAVCALASSSPNPTRTAFQMAAGTILSSTLALLLTFGIYPHIDGFALLCAALTPFLALGVWMTTRPKLAGYGVGYCIFFCFLAGPDNVIHYDPSGFMNDAIALALSMLVASIAFAVLLPPSTPWLRNRLLVDLRAQVVLACRGRLGRFWRPTRLRTRFESGARDLMHQINALAASEPGVKRDTMRWMFAVLEIGHAVIDLRSEVATLPRDARYASSMPWRVSLRAACAAVGRLFERPRAVRVDQALAATAAAIAALQQTLSTFTPPRDERHQLQRILSHLHFIRSALLDPQSPLAQAGDGSDSNRDAPQGVRHAT from the coding sequence ATGTCCTCGAACCCTTCCACGCCCCGTACGCGGCCGACGCCCAGCGCGCTCTACGCCGCGTTCGCCGACTGGGCGCGCACGGACGGCCGCACCTGGATTTACCTGTTCAAGGCGCTCGCCGCGTGCTTCCTCGCACTCGGCATCGCGATGAAACTCGACCTGCCGCAGCCGCGCACCGCGATGACGACCGTCTTCATCGTGATGCAGCCGCAAAGCGGCATGGTGTTCGCGAAGAGCTTCTACCGGATCTGCGGCACGCTGATCGGCCTCGTCGTGATGATGGCGCTGATCGGCCTGTTTTCGCAGCAACCGGAACTGTTCATCATCTCGACGGCGATCTGGGTCGGCATCTGCACGGCGGGCGCGGCGCGTAACCGCAACTTCCGCTCGTACGGTTTCGTGCTCGCGGGCTACACGGCAGCGCTGATCGGCATCCCCGCTTCGCAGCATCCCGACGGCGCGTTCATGACGGCGCTCACGCGGGTCGCCGAAGTGGTGGTCGGCATTCTGTGCTCGGGTGTCGTGAGCGCGCTCGTGTTTCCGCAGCACGCGGGCGAGGAGATGCGCAGCACGGTGCGCGCGCGCTTCTCGTCATTCGTCGATTACGTGAGCGCCGCGCTCTCGGGCAAGGCCGATCGTGCGCGCATCGAGGACACCAACGCGAAGTTCGTCGCCGATATCGTCGGCTTCGAGGCCGTGCGCAGTGTGGCCGTGTTCGAAAGCCCCGATTCGCGGATGCGCAACGGCCGGCTGTCGCGCCTGAACAGCGAGTTCATGACGGTATCGACGCGCTTTCACGCGCTGCATCAGCTGATGAACCGTCTGCGTGTGTCGGGCGCAGCGGGCGCGACGGCCGCCGTCGCTACGCTCGAGCCGTACTTCCGCGAGATTTCGCCGCTGCTGAGCAAGTCGGGCGAACCGGTGTTGACGGCCGCCGATGCATCGCACGCGGCCGCGCAACTCGAAGCGTTCAAGGCAGCGTTGCCAAAACGCGTGCGCGCGAGCCGCGCCGCGCTCGAAAGCGACGCCGACGTGCCGCTGCTCGATTTCGACACGGGCGCGGAGCTGCTCTACCGCTTCGTCGACGATCTGCACGCGTACGCGGCGACATATGCGTCGCTCGCCGTCGCGACGCACGAGCGCGAACGCTGGATCGAACGCTACGAGCCGAAGACCAACGGCATCGCGGCGGGCGTCGCGGGCTTGCGCGCGGCGATCGTGATGGCGATCCTCGGCGCGTTCTGGATCGCGACCGCGTGGCCGAGCGGCTCGACGCTGACGCTGAACGCAGCTGCCGTGTGTGCGCTCGCGTCGTCGTCGCCGAACCCGACGCGCACCGCGTTCCAGATGGCGGCGGGCACGATCCTGTCGTCGACGCTCGCGCTGTTGCTGACGTTCGGCATCTATCCGCATATCGACGGCTTTGCGTTGCTGTGCGCCGCGCTCACACCGTTCCTCGCGCTCGGCGTATGGATGACCACGCGTCCGAAGCTCGCGGGCTACGGCGTCGGCTACTGCATTTTCTTCTGCTTCCTCGCGGGTCCGGACAATGTGATTCACTACGATCCGAGCGGCTTCATGAACGATGCCATTGCGCTCGCGCTGTCGATGCTGGTCGCGTCGATCGCCTTCGCGGTGCTGTTGCCGCCGTCGACGCCGTGGTTGCGCAACCGCCTGCTCGTCGATCTGCGCGCACAGGTGGTGCTGGCGTGCCGCGGCCGGCTCGGGCGCTTCTGGCGTCCGACGCGGCTACGGACGCGCTTCGAGAGCGGCGCGCGGGACCTGATGCATCAGATCAACGCGCTGGCGGCCAGCGAGCCCGGCGTGAAGCGTGACACGATGCGCTGGATGTTCGCGGTGCTGGAGATCGGCCATGCCGTGATCGACCTGCGCAGCGAAGTCGCGACGCTGCCGCGCGATGCGCGCTATGCGTCCTCGATGCCCTGGCGCGTCAGTCTGCGCGCGGCCTGTGCCGCCGTGGGCCGCCTGTTCGAGCGCCCGCGCGCCGTGCGGGTCGATCAGGCGCTGGCTGCGACGGCCGCTGCGATCGCCGCGCTCCAGCAGACGCTGTCCACGTTCACCCCGCCGCGCGACGAGCGACATCAGTTGCAACGCATTTTGAGTCATCTGCATTTCATCCGGAGCGCGCTGCTCGATCCGCAATCGCCGCTGGCGCAAGCCGGCGACGGGAGCGATTCGAACCGTGACGCGCCACAAGGAGTTCGCCATGCCACGTGA
- a CDS encoding LysR family transcriptional regulator gives MDTLQNMRVFVRVVEAGSFTGAAQHLNTTTAYASRAVSDLEAHLRTRLLNRTTRRIALTEAGERYLQRCEQILAYVDQAEAEASDAHARPSGKLKVHAMTSFGQHYVVPAVSRYQQRYPDVHLELTLAQRMPDLLDEGYDVAVVLAQSLPDSGLVSQRLGSAFSVVVASPDYLERNGVPQTLSDLRGHTCLQMITPVMPADEWTFDGPNGQETLHLGASTFQINVAEAMAVAVREGMGVAVLPIYSAIAGLRSGELVWILPEYISQEMNVYALYPSRQYLDAKIRTWVEFLRDELPPTLAADQAELRKFART, from the coding sequence ATGGATACGCTTCAGAACATGCGCGTATTTGTCCGTGTCGTCGAGGCGGGCAGCTTCACGGGCGCGGCCCAGCATCTGAACACGACGACGGCTTACGCGTCGCGCGCCGTGTCCGATCTGGAGGCGCATTTGCGCACGCGTCTGTTGAATCGCACGACGCGCCGCATCGCGCTCACGGAGGCGGGCGAGCGCTATCTGCAACGCTGCGAGCAGATTCTTGCCTACGTCGACCAGGCTGAAGCCGAGGCCAGCGACGCGCACGCGCGTCCGTCGGGCAAGCTGAAGGTCCACGCCATGACGAGCTTCGGCCAGCACTACGTGGTGCCTGCCGTGAGCCGCTATCAGCAGCGTTATCCCGATGTGCATCTCGAACTGACACTCGCGCAGCGCATGCCCGATCTGCTCGACGAAGGCTACGACGTCGCCGTCGTGCTTGCGCAGAGCTTGCCCGATTCGGGGCTTGTCTCGCAGCGCCTTGGCAGCGCGTTCAGCGTGGTGGTTGCGTCGCCGGATTACCTGGAGCGCAACGGCGTGCCGCAGACGCTGTCCGATTTGCGCGGCCACACCTGCCTGCAGATGATCACGCCCGTGATGCCCGCCGACGAATGGACCTTCGACGGCCCGAACGGACAGGAGACGCTGCATCTGGGCGCGTCCACTTTCCAGATCAACGTCGCGGAAGCGATGGCCGTGGCGGTGCGCGAAGGCATGGGCGTTGCCGTGTTGCCGATCTATTCGGCCATTGCCGGCCTGCGCAGCGGCGAACTCGTGTGGATTCTTCCCGAATATATCTCGCAGGAAATGAACGTGTACGCGTTGTACCCGTCGCGGCAGTATCTGGACGCGAAGATCCGCACGTGGGTCGAGTTTCTGCGCGACGAACTGCCGCCGACGCTCGCCGCCGATCAGGCCGAACTGCGCAAGTTCGCGCGCACTTGA
- a CDS encoding DUF1656 domain-containing protein: MPREIAVLDAYVPAIVLLFVAGAAITWLLDRALAWTGLYRVVWHPSLFRASLLVCVCGVLGLAVYR, translated from the coding sequence ATGCCACGTGAGATTGCCGTTCTCGACGCGTACGTGCCCGCGATCGTGCTGCTGTTCGTTGCGGGCGCCGCGATCACCTGGCTGCTCGACCGCGCGTTAGCGTGGACGGGCCTGTATCGGGTCGTGTGGCACCCGTCCCTGTTCCGCGCGAGTTTGCTCGTGTGTGTGTGCGGCGTGCTGGGCCTCGCCGTTTATCGTTGA
- a CDS encoding FAD-binding oxidoreductase, translating to MNSAASSNFIAACVDAIGAAHVLTDPHDTTPYLTDWRRRYTGSACAVLCPSTAEEVAAIVRLANQHRVSIVPQGGNTGLAGGATPDTSGAQAVLSLRRLNRVRDVDPHNNTITVEAGVVLADVQARAEAAARLFPLSLAAQGSCTIGGNLSTNAGGTGVLRYGNTRELCLGLEVVTPQGELWDGLRGLRKDNTGYDLRDLFIGAEGTLGIITAAVMKLHPQPAARVTALAALPSAHAALDFLSLAQRHAGPLLTGFELMSDFCLRLVNRHFPQMRYPFAEPHAQIVLLELSDSESEEHARALFERMMEAALESGHVEDAVVAENLAQTQAFWNLREHIPLAQAEEGLNIKHDIAVPISRIGHFIEETDALIAKAAPGARMVTFGHLGDGNLHYNVQAPEGGNPKQFLAQYQSTMNQIVYDSVHRHRGSISAEHGIGQLKIDESAHYKSDVEVRLMKTLKAAFDPLNLMNPGKVLR from the coding sequence ATGAACTCCGCCGCTTCATCGAACTTCATCGCCGCGTGCGTCGACGCGATCGGCGCCGCGCACGTCCTTACCGATCCGCACGACACCACGCCCTACCTCACCGACTGGCGCCGCCGCTACACAGGCAGCGCATGCGCGGTGCTATGCCCGTCGACGGCTGAAGAAGTCGCCGCGATCGTGCGGCTTGCGAACCAACATCGTGTCTCGATCGTGCCGCAAGGCGGCAATACAGGCCTCGCGGGCGGCGCCACGCCCGATACCAGCGGCGCGCAAGCGGTGCTGAGCCTCCGGCGGCTCAATCGCGTGCGCGACGTCGACCCGCACAACAACACGATCACCGTCGAAGCCGGCGTCGTGCTGGCCGACGTACAGGCGCGCGCCGAAGCGGCGGCACGCCTGTTCCCGCTGAGCCTCGCGGCGCAAGGCAGTTGCACGATCGGCGGCAATCTGTCGACGAACGCGGGCGGCACAGGCGTATTGCGCTATGGCAACACGCGCGAACTGTGCCTCGGGCTGGAAGTGGTGACGCCACAAGGCGAACTGTGGGACGGACTGCGCGGCCTGCGCAAGGACAACACGGGCTACGATCTGCGCGACCTCTTCATCGGCGCGGAAGGCACGCTCGGCATCATCACGGCGGCCGTGATGAAACTGCATCCGCAGCCGGCCGCACGCGTGACCGCGCTCGCCGCGCTGCCTTCGGCGCATGCTGCGCTGGACTTTCTGTCGCTCGCGCAGCGTCACGCCGGACCGCTTCTGACGGGCTTCGAGCTGATGTCGGATTTCTGCCTGCGTCTCGTGAACCGGCACTTCCCGCAGATGCGCTATCCGTTCGCCGAACCGCACGCGCAGATCGTGCTGCTCGAACTATCGGATAGCGAAAGCGAAGAGCACGCGCGCGCACTCTTCGAGCGGATGATGGAAGCCGCGCTCGAAAGCGGTCACGTCGAAGACGCCGTGGTCGCGGAAAATCTCGCGCAGACGCAGGCATTCTGGAATCTGCGCGAGCATATTCCGCTGGCGCAGGCCGAGGAAGGGCTGAACATCAAGCACGATATCGCCGTGCCGATTTCGCGGATCGGCCATTTCATCGAAGAAACGGATGCGCTGATCGCGAAGGCCGCGCCCGGCGCGCGGATGGTGACGTTCGGTCATCTCGGCGACGGCAATCTGCATTACAACGTGCAGGCGCCCGAAGGCGGCAATCCGAAGCAGTTTCTCGCCCAGTACCAGAGCACGATGAATCAGATCGTCTACGACAGCGTGCATCGGCATCGCGGCAGCATCAGCGCGGAGCATGGCATCGGCCAGTTGAAGATCGACGAATCGGCGCATTACAAATCGGATGTCGAAGTGCGTCTGATGAAGACCCTGAAAGCCGCATTCGATCCGCTGAACCTGATGAATCCCGGCAAGGTGCTACGCTAA
- a CDS encoding efflux transporter outer membrane subunit produces the protein MQFPVTKGITALSVLTISLIIAGCASTGHIAPQSTSTEPASLDVGAAIRAANTDAQWPAADWWRAYNDPQLNAWIEQAQAGSPTLAAAQARVREAQSFAGVAKSALLPQVNGSMQIQRKQWPDNVFYGPGELAGQQSWNNTAELGLSYHLDLWGKDKNAAEEALDIAHARAADYRAAQLELQANIVRAYIEMSLNYALLDIAKQTLEQQEQVAALANRRLKGGIGTQLEVAQAETPLPEYERQIDALEEEIALGRNQLAALAGKGPGAGDSIARPQLALSAFAGLPSTMPAELIGHRPDIVAARWTVAAQARGIDVAKADFYPNIDLLASVGGYAAMGPLFGFLKSQAGGWTAGPALSLPIFTGGRLRSQLGAAAAGYDVAVEQYNQSIVGALKEIADQVVRMRSLDTQLKDAQRSVATANKTYQLAREGYRRGLTDYVNVLIAQTQLLRAQEGVAKVQAGQLQAHATLVTALGGGVIDPSDGPSQKDVLPAHGKGKKSDSVKPDDKATASAMNGASTGTPAAH, from the coding sequence GTGCAGTTTCCGGTAACGAAAGGGATCACCGCGCTGTCGGTTCTTACGATCTCGTTGATAATCGCCGGCTGCGCGAGCACGGGACACATCGCGCCCCAATCGACCAGTACGGAGCCCGCCTCGCTGGACGTCGGCGCCGCGATCCGCGCGGCCAATACCGATGCGCAATGGCCCGCCGCCGACTGGTGGCGCGCCTATAACGATCCGCAACTGAACGCGTGGATCGAACAGGCGCAAGCGGGCAGTCCGACGCTCGCGGCGGCGCAGGCGCGCGTACGCGAGGCACAGTCGTTCGCGGGCGTCGCGAAGTCCGCGCTGCTGCCGCAGGTGAACGGCAGCATGCAGATCCAGCGCAAGCAGTGGCCGGACAACGTCTTCTATGGTCCGGGCGAACTGGCCGGCCAGCAGTCGTGGAACAACACGGCTGAACTCGGCCTGTCGTATCACCTCGATCTGTGGGGCAAGGACAAGAACGCCGCTGAGGAAGCACTCGATATCGCGCACGCACGTGCCGCCGATTACCGGGCCGCGCAGCTGGAGCTTCAGGCGAATATCGTGCGCGCCTATATCGAAATGTCGCTGAACTACGCGCTGCTCGATATCGCGAAACAGACGCTCGAACAGCAGGAACAGGTCGCCGCGCTGGCCAACCGGCGGCTGAAAGGCGGCATCGGCACGCAGCTCGAAGTCGCGCAGGCGGAAACGCCGCTGCCCGAGTACGAACGCCAGATCGACGCGCTCGAAGAAGAAATCGCGCTCGGCCGCAACCAGTTGGCCGCGCTCGCGGGCAAAGGCCCCGGCGCGGGCGATTCGATCGCGCGCCCGCAGCTTGCGCTGTCCGCCTTCGCGGGTCTGCCGTCGACGATGCCCGCCGAGCTGATCGGCCATCGCCCCGATATCGTCGCGGCGCGCTGGACGGTCGCTGCGCAGGCGCGCGGCATCGATGTCGCAAAGGCGGACTTCTATCCGAATATCGATCTGCTCGCGTCCGTCGGCGGCTATGCGGCGATGGGGCCGCTGTTCGGCTTCCTGAAATCGCAGGCAGGCGGCTGGACGGCGGGCCCGGCGCTGTCGCTGCCCATCTTCACGGGCGGACGCCTGCGCTCGCAACTCGGCGCGGCGGCGGCGGGCTACGACGTGGCCGTCGAGCAGTACAACCAGTCGATCGTCGGTGCGCTGAAGGAAATCGCCGACCAGGTCGTGCGGATGCGCTCACTCGATACCCAGCTGAAGGACGCGCAGCGATCCGTCGCGACGGCGAACAAGACCTATCAGCTCGCGCGCGAAGGCTATCGACGCGGCCTGACCGACTACGTGAACGTGCTGATCGCGCAAACGCAGCTGTTGCGCGCGCAGGAAGGCGTCGCGAAGGTGCAGGCCGGACAGTTGCAGGCGCACGCGACGCTCGTGACGGCGTTGGGCGGCGGCGTGATCGACCCGTCGGACGGCCCTTCGCAAAAGGATGTGTTGCCCGCGCATGGCAAGGGCAAGAAGAGCGACAGCGTGAAACCGGACGACAAAGCCACCGCCAGCGCAATGAACGGCGCCTCGACCGGCACGCCGGCCGCCCACTGA
- a CDS encoding efflux RND transporter periplasmic adaptor subunit, with translation MTIRNIIGFIATAIVFVVAILIGRALWVHYMDEPWTRDGRVRAEVVNIAPDVSGAVVELPVRDNQFVHKGDLLMQIDPSHYQIAVEQAQAAVAARKAELQMRRDDAQRRADMDSLVVSKENRENATHTASAAEAQYQQALAALDAAKLNLERTRVVSPVDGYVTNLNVYRGDYAISGSAKLAVVDSNSFWVYGYFEETKLPHVRVGDKADIRLMSGGTLKGHVESISRGIYDRDNPQSRELLADVNPTFNWVRLAQRVPVRVKIDSVPDGVVLSAGTTCTVVVTPS, from the coding sequence ATGACAATCAGAAACATCATTGGGTTTATCGCGACGGCCATCGTGTTCGTCGTCGCGATCTTGATCGGGCGTGCGCTGTGGGTGCACTACATGGACGAGCCGTGGACGCGCGACGGCCGCGTGCGCGCCGAAGTCGTCAACATTGCGCCCGATGTGTCGGGAGCCGTGGTCGAGTTGCCCGTGCGCGACAACCAGTTCGTGCACAAGGGCGATCTGCTGATGCAGATCGATCCATCGCACTATCAGATTGCCGTCGAGCAGGCGCAGGCTGCCGTTGCCGCGCGCAAGGCCGAGCTGCAGATGCGGCGGGACGACGCGCAGCGGCGTGCGGATATGGATAGTCTCGTGGTGTCGAAGGAAAACCGCGAGAACGCGACGCATACGGCGTCTGCAGCCGAGGCGCAGTATCAGCAGGCGCTTGCCGCGCTGGATGCGGCGAAGCTCAACCTGGAGCGTACGCGTGTTGTGTCGCCCGTCGACGGGTATGTGACGAATCTGAACGTGTATCGCGGGGATTATGCGATTTCAGGTTCAGCGAAGCTGGCTGTCGTGGATAGCAACTCGTTCTGGGTGTATGGGTATTTCGAGGAGACGAAGTTGCCGCATGTGCGGGTTGGGGATAAGGCGGATATCAGGTTGATGAGCGGTGGGACGTTGAAGGGGCACGTGGAGAGCATCTCACGCGGGATCTATGATCGCGATAATCCCCAGAGCCGGGAGCTTCTGGCTGATGTGAATCCTACGTTCAATTGGGTGAGGTTGGCGCAGCGCGTGCCTGTGAGGGTGAAGATTGATTCGGTGCCTGATGGGGTGGTGCTGTCGGCGGGGACGACTTGTACGGTTGTTGTTACGCCTTCCTGA
- a CDS encoding DUF2069 domain-containing protein, giving the protein MNPARDASGRDSAQGNRAAATGALVALVALIALCVAWEWWLAPLRAGGSLFVLKAAPLLLALPGVWRKRLYTLQWASMLSLLYLMEGIVRGMSDRGPSARLGWCEAVLAAAFFVCALVYVAPFKRAAKRRARSESGAASGPV; this is encoded by the coding sequence ATGAATCCAGCGCGCGACGCATCGGGCCGTGACAGCGCGCAAGGCAACCGCGCCGCCGCAACGGGCGCGCTGGTTGCGCTCGTTGCGCTGATTGCGCTGTGCGTCGCGTGGGAATGGTGGCTCGCGCCGTTACGCGCGGGCGGCTCGCTGTTCGTGCTCAAGGCCGCGCCGCTGCTGCTCGCGCTGCCCGGCGTGTGGCGCAAGCGCCTCTATACGCTGCAATGGGCGTCGATGCTGAGCCTGCTGTATCTGATGGAAGGCATCGTGCGCGGCATGTCGGATCGCGGCCCGAGCGCCCGGCTCGGCTGGTGCGAGGCGGTCCTCGCCGCCGCGTTCTTCGTCTGCGCGCTCGTCTATGTCGCGCCGTTCAAGCGTGCAGCGAAGCGCCGTGCGCGCAGCGAAAGCGGCGCAGCCAGCGGCCCCGTCTGA
- the wrbA gene encoding NAD(P)H:quinone oxidoreductase produces MKDILVLYYSRHGATRELALAIAHGVDSVSGMQARVRTVPPVSTVCEATQPDIPAEGPPYVELRDLEECAGLALGSPTRFGNMAAPLKYFLDGTTPQWLSGALAGKPACVFTSTGSLHGGQETTLLSMMLPLLHHGMLILGIPYTETTLTTTQTGGTPYGASHFARADSAGHGISADEKTLAVALGARIARTAASMSERP; encoded by the coding sequence ATGAAAGACATCCTCGTGCTTTACTACAGCCGGCACGGCGCCACGCGCGAACTCGCGCTGGCCATCGCGCACGGCGTCGACAGCGTTTCCGGCATGCAAGCGCGTGTGCGCACGGTGCCACCCGTTTCGACGGTTTGCGAAGCCACGCAACCCGACATTCCCGCAGAAGGCCCACCGTACGTGGAACTGCGCGATCTCGAAGAGTGCGCGGGCCTCGCGCTCGGCTCGCCGACCCGCTTCGGCAACATGGCCGCGCCGCTCAAGTACTTCCTCGACGGCACGACGCCCCAGTGGCTGTCGGGCGCGCTCGCCGGGAAGCCGGCCTGCGTGTTCACGTCGACGGGCAGCCTGCACGGCGGCCAGGAAACGACGCTGCTGTCCATGATGCTGCCGCTCCTGCATCACGGCATGCTGATCCTCGGCATTCCTTACACCGAAACCACGCTCACCACGACGCAAACAGGCGGCACGCCGTATGGCGCGTCCCACTTCGCGCGTGCGGACTCGGCGGGCCACGGCATTTCCGCCGACGAGAAAACGCTCGCCGTTGCGCTTGGCGCGCGGATTGCGCGCACGGCGGCGTCGATGAGCGAGCGCCCATGA
- a CDS encoding methyl-accepting chemotaxis protein, whose translation MKAVSLGGRTGAGFVPDGEAAGGQARAGKRAAGGRMRGWSVKTTLRFAFAVLLAGTLAIGVFSLAQMSRLNGQMRSIYEQGHIASRAAEEARGYLLRSSRAQKMLLTATTAKERDELGADIDKGLTGLSAELNTLQQYADSAVATAQQKKFAAAIGVWSGHMRDFVTLVKAQPLDLSQMNWQVGTSDVSLLVETGKLEKLVDELVAQRGTAAKATIDASSFIYQSSFVMMAVMTIALIVLAFVISEWVVRRLARQLGGEPVYAKEIASRIAAGDLSNDIVLGKRDNGSMLSALRDMQNGLSSTVSHIAASAEAIAAASGQISMGNLDLSQRTEQQAMALERTASSMEELTSTVRQNADNAKQARTLADNASSIAEKGGDVVGRVVATMGQINDSAKSIGDIIGVIEGIAFQTNILALNAAVEAARAGEEGRGFSVVAGEVRNLAQRSAAAAKEIKTLISASVERASNGSQLAQDAGQTMDEVVKAVKRVTDIMGEISAASAEQSSGIEEINLAVSQMDAGTQQNAALVEQATAAARALDDQAQALKVAVAKFSLR comes from the coding sequence ATGAAAGCAGTTTCGCTGGGTGGCCGGACGGGCGCGGGTTTCGTGCCGGATGGGGAAGCGGCCGGAGGGCAAGCGCGCGCGGGCAAACGGGCGGCAGGCGGCAGGATGCGCGGCTGGTCGGTGAAGACGACCTTGCGGTTTGCGTTCGCGGTGCTGCTGGCGGGGACGCTGGCGATCGGCGTGTTTTCGCTCGCGCAGATGAGCCGCCTGAACGGCCAGATGCGCTCGATCTACGAGCAAGGCCATATCGCGAGCCGGGCTGCCGAGGAGGCGCGCGGCTACCTGCTGCGCTCGAGCCGCGCTCAGAAGATGCTGCTGACGGCGACGACCGCAAAGGAACGCGACGAACTGGGCGCCGATATCGACAAGGGGCTGACCGGACTGTCGGCCGAACTCAATACGCTCCAGCAATACGCCGATTCGGCCGTCGCCACCGCGCAGCAGAAGAAGTTCGCTGCCGCGATCGGCGTGTGGAGCGGGCATATGCGCGATTTCGTCACGCTCGTGAAGGCGCAGCCGCTCGATCTGTCGCAGATGAACTGGCAGGTCGGCACGTCGGATGTGTCGCTGCTCGTCGAAACGGGCAAGCTCGAGAAGCTCGTCGATGAGCTGGTCGCGCAGCGCGGCACGGCCGCGAAGGCGACGATCGACGCGTCGTCGTTTATCTATCAATCGTCGTTCGTGATGATGGCCGTGATGACGATCGCGCTGATCGTGCTCGCGTTCGTGATCAGCGAGTGGGTGGTGCGGCGTCTCGCGCGGCAACTGGGCGGCGAGCCGGTGTACGCGAAGGAGATCGCGAGCCGTATTGCAGCGGGCGATCTGTCGAACGACATCGTGCTCGGCAAGCGCGACAACGGCAGCATGCTGTCCGCGCTGCGCGACATGCAGAACGGCCTGTCGTCGACGGTTTCGCATATCGCGGCGAGTGCCGAGGCGATTGCGGCCGCGTCGGGGCAGATTTCGATGGGCAATCTGGACCTGTCGCAGCGCACCGAACAGCAGGCGATGGCGCTCGAGCGGACGGCGAGCAGCATGGAGGAGTTGACGTCGACGGTGCGCCAGAACGCGGACAACGCGAAGCAGGCGCGCACGCTCGCCGACAATGCGTCGTCGATAGCGGAGAAGGGCGGCGACGTGGTTGGCCGCGTGGTCGCGACGATGGGCCAGATCAACGACAGCGCGAAGAGCATTGGCGACATCATTGGCGTGATCGAGGGGATCGCTTTCCAGACCAATATCCTTGCTTTGAACGCCGCCGTCGAGGCGGCGCGCGCGGGCGAGGAGGGGCGTGGGTTCTCGGTGGTGGCGGGTGAGGTGCGCAATCTCGCGCAACGTAGCGCGGCGGCTGCCAAGGAGATCAAGACGCTGATCAGCGCGTCGGTCGAGCGGGCGAGCAACGGCTCGCAACTTGCGCAGGACGCGGGGCAGACGATGGACGAAGTCGTCAAGGCCGTGAAGCGCGTGACGGATATTATGGGTGAGATTTCGGCGGCTTCCGCCGAGCAGAGTTCGGGGATCGAGGAGATTAATCTCGCGGTGTCGCAGATGGATGCGGGGACGCAGCAGAATGCTGCACTCGTTGAGCAGGCTACTGCCGCTGCGCGGGCGTTGGATGATCAGGCGCAGGCGCTTAAGGTGGCGGTGGCGAAGTTTTCTTTACGGTGA